A window of the Candidatus Omnitrophota bacterium genome harbors these coding sequences:
- a CDS encoding phosphoribosylaminoimidazolesuccinocarboxamide synthase, which produces MEHILKNTDFPELELFKRGKVRDVYDFGDRLLIVSTDRISCFDVVIPTCIPYKGRVLTQLSLFWFDFIKSIIPNHLITSDMEKYPQELKKYKDILDGRSMMVKKAKSIPVECVVRGYLSGSAWKEYQNTKSICGIKLPHGLKESDKLPDAIFTPATKEEVGHDINVTQDFIEKKLGGDITQKIKEISLKVYKKASAYAEAKGIIIADTKFEFGIYNDEIILIDEVLTPDSSRFWPKECYQPGRPQPSFDKQFVRDYLDSLNWDKNPPAPELPQEIVKKTSEKYIQALKMLTGEEVNLV; this is translated from the coding sequence ATAGAGCATATTTTAAAGAATACAGATTTTCCAGAACTCGAACTATTTAAACGAGGCAAGGTGCGCGATGTTTATGATTTTGGAGATAGGCTTTTGATTGTTTCTACCGATAGAATATCTTGTTTTGACGTAGTTATCCCTACTTGTATCCCTTATAAAGGGAGAGTACTGACTCAGCTTTCTCTATTCTGGTTTGATTTTATTAAAAGCATTATACCTAACCATTTGATTACTTCAGATATGGAGAAATATCCTCAAGAGTTAAAGAAGTACAAAGATATTTTGGATGGTCGTTCAATGATGGTTAAGAAAGCAAAGTCGATACCGGTGGAGTGCGTGGTACGGGGGTATCTCTCGGGTTCTGCTTGGAAAGAATACCAGAATACAAAATCCATCTGCGGCATAAAATTGCCTCACGGTCTAAAGGAGTCAGACAAGTTGCCCGACGCTATTTTTACACCTGCTACAAAAGAAGAGGTAGGGCATGATATTAATGTTACGCAAGATTTTATAGAAAAGAAATTAGGAGGAGATATTACGCAGAAGATAAAAGAAATAAGTCTTAAGGTATACAAGAAAGCAAGTGCCTATGCAGAAGCAAAAGGGATAATTATTGCCGATACGAAATTTGAATTTGGTATTTATAATGATGAAATTATCCTTATTGACGAAGTGCTTACACCGGATTCTTCGCGTTTTTGGCCAAAGGAATGTTATCAGCCGGGAAGGCCGCAGCCGAGTTTTGATAAACAATTTGTGCGAGACTATTTAGATAGTTTAAATTGGGATAAAAATCCTCCTGCCCCCGAACTACCCCAGGAGATAGTCAAGAAAACGAGTGAGAAATATATTCAAGCACTCAAGATGTTAACCGGAGAGGAAGTAAATTTAGTCTGA